The nucleotide window GCAGCGTGGCCACGGGGGTGGCGAGGAGGCCGTCCGGGTCGGACGAGGCGACGCCGACGCGCGCGCGGCCGACGTCCACCCCGATCGCGCGCCCGCGGCGCACCTCCCACGAGCTCACGCCGCGGCCACCGCCGCCCGCACGGCGTCGAGGGCCGCGGCCACGGCGGAGGCGTCCTGACCGCCGCCCTGGGCCACGTCGTCCTTGCCGCCGCCCCCGCCGCCGAGCACGCGCGTGGCGGTCTTGACCATGGCGCCGGCCTTGAGGCCCGCCGCGCGGGCGGCCTCGTTGGTGGCGACGACGACGAGCGGGCGTCCCTTCGCCTCACCGGTGAGCGCCACGAGCACGGGGGTGCCGGCCGCGTTGCCGCCGGCGGACTCGATGCGCGAGCGCAGGTCGAGCACGAGGGTGCGCAGCTGGTCGCCCGCCACCTCGCCGGCGTGGTGGGTGAGGACCCGCACCGCCGTGCCGGCCGTCGTCGTGACGTCCTGCGCGCCCGCGGCGAGCTGGCCCGCCTGCGCCTGCAGCTGCTTCGCCTGGAGGTCGGCGATCTGCTTCTCGGCCGCCTTGAGGCGGTCCATCGTGGCGGAGATGCGGTCCTTGAGCTGGTCGGCCGGGGCCTTGAACATCTCCGAGAGGTCCGAGACGAGGGTGCGCTCGGTGGCCAGGTGGCGGAAGGAGTCCAGGCCCACGAGCGCCTCGACGCGGCGGTTGCCCGAGCCGACCGACTGCTCGCCGAGCAGGGTCAGGGAGCCGATCTGCGCGGTGCGGCCCACGTGGGTGCCGCCGCACAGCTCGCGGGACCAGGCGCCGTCGATCTCGACGACGCGCACGCGGTCCCCGTACTTCTCGCCGAAGAGGCTCATGGCGCCGAGCGCGCGGGCCTCCTCGATGCCCATCTCCTGGGTGAGGACCTGGTGGTCGTCCCGGATGGCGATGTTGACGACGTCCTCGATCTCCGAGCGTGCGCCCGCCGAGACGGACTCCGCCCAGCGGAAGTCGAAGCGCAGGTAGCCCTCCTTGTTGAAGGAGCCGGACTGCGTGGCGTCGGGGCCCAGGACCTGGTGCAGGGCGGCGTGCACGAGGTGCGTGCCCGAGTGCGCCTTCTCGCCGTCCAGGCGGCGCTGCAGGTCGATCTGGCCGAGCGCCTCGGCGCCCACGGGCACCTCGCCCTCGAGCACCCTGACCCTGTGCACCGAGAGGCCCTTGACGGGCGCCTGGACGTCGAGGACCTCGAGGCGGAAGCCGTCGCCGGTGATGAGGCCGGTGTCGGCCGCCTGGCCGCCGGACTCGGCGTAGAACGGGGTGGCGTCCAGGACCAGCTCGAGCTCGGTGCCCGCTGCCGCCGAGGGGACCTCGGCCCCGTCGGAGAGCAGCCCGCGGATCACGGACTCGGTGGTGTGCTCGGTGTAGCCCGTGAAGTGGGTCTGGCCCTCGGAGCGCAGGCGCTGGTACACGGCGGTGTCCGTGTGGCCGGACTTCTTGGCCTTGGCGTCCGCGCGGGCGCGGTCGCGCTGCTCGGTCATCAGGGTGCGGAAGCCCTCCTCGTCGACGGCGACGCCGGCCTCCTCGGCGATCTCGAGGGTCAGCTCGATCGGGAAGCCGTAGGTGTCGTGCAGCTCGAAGGCGTCCGCCCCCCCGATGCCCGTCCCGCCCGTCTTCGCGGCGCCGACGGCGGCGTCCAGGCGCGCGGTGCCCGCGGCGATGGTGCGCAGGAACGCCTTCTCCTCGGCATAGGCGATGCGGGAGATGCGGTCGAACTCGTCCGCCACCACCGGGTAGACGCCCTTCATGGCATCGCGGGAGACGGGCAGCAGCTCGGGGAGCACGGGCTCGGTGACGCCCATCAGGCGCAGGGCGCGGACCACGCGGCGGATGAGGCGGCGCAGCACGTAGCCGCGGCCCTCATTGCCCGGGCGAACGCCGTCGCCGATCAGCATGAGGGAGGAGCGCACGTGGTCGGCCACCATGCGCAGGCGCACGTCGTCCTCGTAGTGCGGGTCCGCGGGATCCTCGGTGGAGGTGTAGTCCCGGCCGGCCAGCTGCGCGGCGCGGTCCAGCACGGGGCGGACCTGGTCCGTCTCGTACATGTTCTCCACGCCCTGGAGGATCATCGCGAGGCGCTCGAGGCCGAGGCCGGTGTCGATGTTCTTGTTCTGCAGCTCGCCGGCCACGTCGAAGTCGTCCTTCGAGCGCACCGCGGAGAGCCGGTACTGCATGAACACGAGGTTCCAGATCTCGATGTAGCGGGTGTCGTCCGCCTCCGGGCCGCCCTCGGCGCCGTACGCGGGGCCGCGGTCGTAGAAGATCTCGGAGCACGGGCCGCCGGGGCCGGGCTGGCCCGTGTTCCAGTAGTTGTCGTCCTTGCCCATGCGCTGGATGCGCTCGACGGGGACACCGACCTCCTCGCGCCAGATGCGGGCGGCCTCGTCGTCCTCCTCGTACACCGTGACCCACAGCCGGTCCGGGTCCAGGCCGAAGCCGCCGTCGTCGACGGAGGAGGTCAGGAGCTCCCAGGCCAGGGGGATGGCCTTCTCCTTGAAGTAGTCGCCGAAGGAGAAGTTGCCGCACATCTGGAAGAACGTGCCGTGGCGGACGGTCTTGCCGACCTCCTCGATGTCCGCGGTGCGGATGCACTTCTGCACGGACACGGC belongs to Micrococcus sp. 2A and includes:
- the alaS gene encoding alanine--tRNA ligase, whose product is MKSQEIARRWTAYFEQQGHRPVPSASLVSPDPSLLFTVAGMVPFIPYFLGEQTPPAPRAVSVQKCIRTADIEEVGKTVRHGTFFQMCGNFSFGDYFKEKAIPLAWELLTSSVDDGGFGLDPDRLWVTVYEEDDEAARIWREEVGVPVERIQRMGKDDNYWNTGQPGPGGPCSEIFYDRGPAYGAEGGPEADDTRYIEIWNLVFMQYRLSAVRSKDDFDVAGELQNKNIDTGLGLERLAMILQGVENMYETDQVRPVLDRAAQLAGRDYTSTEDPADPHYEDDVRLRMVADHVRSSLMLIGDGVRPGNEGRGYVLRRLIRRVVRALRLMGVTEPVLPELLPVSRDAMKGVYPVVADEFDRISRIAYAEEKAFLRTIAAGTARLDAAVGAAKTGGTGIGGADAFELHDTYGFPIELTLEIAEEAGVAVDEEGFRTLMTEQRDRARADAKAKKSGHTDTAVYQRLRSEGQTHFTGYTEHTTESVIRGLLSDGAEVPSAAAGTELELVLDATPFYAESGGQAADTGLITGDGFRLEVLDVQAPVKGLSVHRVRVLEGEVPVGAEALGQIDLQRRLDGEKAHSGTHLVHAALHQVLGPDATQSGSFNKEGYLRFDFRWAESVSAGARSEIEDVVNIAIRDDHQVLTQEMGIEEARALGAMSLFGEKYGDRVRVVEIDGAWSRELCGGTHVGRTAQIGSLTLLGEQSVGSGNRRVEALVGLDSFRHLATERTLVSDLSEMFKAPADQLKDRISATMDRLKAAEKQIADLQAKQLQAQAGQLAAGAQDVTTTAGTAVRVLTHHAGEVAGDQLRTLVLDLRSRIESAGGNAAGTPVLVALTGEAKGRPLVVVATNEAARAAGLKAGAMVKTATRVLGGGGGGKDDVAQGGGQDASAVAAALDAVRAAVAAA